A portion of the Syntrophales bacterium genome contains these proteins:
- a CDS encoding AbrB/MazE/SpoVT family DNA-binding domain-containing protein — translation MSLGIAKISSSGQIVIPAEIRELMGIETADRFLVISDGDDIVLRRLNKKARKKELLELLESIQKDVEEQGITKEDLENAIKEVRKAKGKAK, via the coding sequence ATGAGTTTGGGAATAGCCAAGATATCGAGCAGCGGCCAGATAGTCATTCCGGCAGAGATCAGGGAGTTGATGGGCATCGAAACCGCCGACAGATTCCTCGTAATCAGCGATGGTGACGATATCGTACTGCGGAGATTGAATAAAAAAGCCAGAAAAAAAGAACTGCTGGAGTTGCTTGAAAGCATTCAGAAGGACGTAGAAGAACAAGGAATAACCAAAGAAGACCTTGAGAACGCAATAAAAGAAGTTAGGAAGGCGAAGGGGAAAGCCAAATGA